Genomic window (Sediminispirochaeta smaragdinae DSM 11293):
TTTGGCGATGGAGCTGTCGTGTCTTGATCCAGCGATGGAGAATCCTGTCCCTAATGGCATAGGCGAGGGCCATGAATCGATCGTGGTCGGTGGCACTGTATCGATCGTCGCCGAGGGTGTATCTAAGGTGTTCGGCAAAACCCCAGATAATCGATTCTACATCGAAGCCGTTGCGGCTCGCTCCCTCGTCCTTTCGATTTTCGTCGCTTTTCTTTTTTTCCGTCATAGCTGCCTCCTGTGCGGATTCTAAAGCTATCTTGGTTTGAAACGACTTGTATCTATTTCATATTTGTGAATACGCAATCCCATGATCCGTTCGGTAATGCCGAGGTTTCGTGCAGCCTGGGCGGCATTGCCCTGGGATGATTTCAAGGCCTCCTGAAGAAGCTCTTTTTCGAACTTCTCCACTTCATCCTGAAGTGTCCCCTTAAAGCGGGTATCGCTCGACTCCGCAGACTGAAGGGTCGGGGGAAGGTGGTGGCCGTGGATGACCCCGTCGGTGGAAAGGAGGACCGCACGTTCTATCACATTTTCCAGTTCACGAACGTTTCCCGGCCAGTGGTAGATCGAAAGGAGCTCGATGGCGGGGGTAGATATTCGTTTGATCCGCTTCCCCTGTTTGTGGCCGTACTTTTCCGCAAAAAAATCCGCAAGCTGGAGGATGTCGCTTTTTCGTTTTCTAAGGGGTGGAACATGGATGGGGAAGACGGCAAGCCGGTAGTAGAGGTCCTCACGAAAACGGTTTTCGGCGATAAACTCTTCGAGATTACGGTTTGTAGCGGCGACGATTCTGACGTCGACCTTGACCGTCTGGACACCTCCGACCCGTTCGAACTCCCGCTCCTGCAGGACCCGCAGCAGCTTTACCTGGGTTGCCGGTGAAAGGTCTCCGATTTCATCGAGAAAGATGGTTCCGCCGTCTGCCAGTTCAAAACGACCCTTTCTGCTTTGGTGTGCTCCGGTGAAGGCCCCCTTTTCGTGGCCAAAGAGTTCACTCTCGATGACCCCTTCGGGAAGGGCCGCGCAGTTTACCTTGATGAAAGGACCCTTTTGCCTCGGACTTGCATAGTGAATGGCATGGGCGATCAGCTCTTTTCCCGTACCGCTTTCTCCCCGTATGAGAACCGTTGTATCGCTTGGAGCAACCTGGCTGATGAGGGCATACACCTCTTTCATCGCTGCGCTGCTTCCTATGATGTTTCTGGGCCGGTAACGCTCTTCCAACTCTTTTTTGAGGCGATTGTTCTCCTCTTCCAGGCGCTGCTTTTCTTCCTCGATCTGTCTTCTCAACCTGACGGCCTGGGCTATCATGGATGCGATGATGGTCAGTATCCGAAAGTCCTCATCGGAAGACATTTCATCGCCGCCGACGCGCATGGCGCTGATGGTTCCCATGATGTCCCTGTTGTGGGTGACCGGAACCGAGATAAAGGAAACCTTTCCTCCGGGAATGGAGGTTCCCGTCTTGTTGAGGAAACGCTTATCCTTTTTTATATCGGGGATCACAATGGCCTCGCCAGAGGCGACAACTTGCCCGGTGATTCCCTCGCCCGGTTTATAGACCCCCTTCTTCTGGGCCTCCCGGCTGAGTTCCGTTGCCGATTCGATGGTGATCAGACCGGTATGGCGGTTCATCAAGGTAACCATACCGTTCCGAAGCTGAACATGCTCGCGCAAAAGTTCCAGTACCGGTTGGATGGCGTCCTCTATTTCGAGACTTCGATCCAAAGTCTGGCTGACTTCGAACAAAAGTTCCAGTTCTGCTATTTTTCGCCTGTAATGTTCTGAACTCTCTTCCATAGGTGATTGTATCGTAGACGGTCGACAGACGCTCTGTAAGCAGTACGCCGATATCTCTCCTGCCCCCGCGTTTTATGTAGATTTCTAAGCAAGGCGGCATGTTATGCACATCTATTGATTGAAACAGTGCCTTCCGCTTATAAGATGTTAGTATAATGAACTTATAAAAACTATGGAAGCTCTCCTGCTGAGGGGCTTCCGGAATACCTGCGGTAAGAGTCGGAGGATATAGATGGCGCTTGAAAGTTTTAGGGCACCTTTTCCCTCCTCCTCTTGACAAAATCATCGTGCTTCTGATAGCTTAACTGCGCGTCAAGCAAGCCCTTGTAGCTCAGTCGGTAGAGCACCACCATGGTAAGGTGGGGGTCATCGGTTCAAGTCCGATCGAGGGCTCTTTTTTTATCCCTTCGTATGCGTTGACACAGTTGTTCGGTTCAGAGTATTCTCATGAGAACCGTTTATCCCTGCGGGGAAGTAAGGAGTTTACGGGTATGGCAAGCAAGAAGAAAGGTGCAGTGGAGAAGATTGCGCTGAAATGCGAAGAGTGCGGTCGCAGGAACTATACTACCCAGAAAAACCGAAGGAATACCCAGGGAAAGCTTGAGTTCCGGAAGTATTGTAAGTTCGACCGCAAGCACACACTGCATAAGGAAACGAAGATCAAATAGGACCCACACAGGCCAGTAGCTCCAACGGCTAGAGCGCCGGTCTCCAAAACCGGATGTTGTAGGTTCGAATCCTACCTGGCCTGTCTTTTTTTAATTGTTGCGAGGAGCGTAAGGATGAAAAAGATCCTTCAATTTTTCAAGAATAGTTACGCAGAGTTGCGGCGGGTCGTTTGGCCTAGTCGGGAAGAGGTTATCTCTTCGACAAAGGTTGTGATCGTGTCGACAGTTCTTTTTGCTCTGGTCCTTGGGATTGTTGATTTTCTGCTTCTCAAGGGTATCGATCTTATTTTTTAAGAGCGGGCATCGGCGCGACAGAAGCCCAGCGCAGGAAACTTTTCTGCGGGTGGGCTTTCTGTGTTGAAAGAGGATTTGTATGGCGAAAGGGTGGTATGTTCTTCATACCTATTCAGGGTATGAGAACAAGATCGAACGGTTTCTCCGAAAGATGATGGGGGACGGTGATTTCGGAGATGCGCTTACCGATGTCAAGGTCCCTTCCGAAGAAGTAGTTGAAGTGAAGGATGGGAAGAAAAAGGTTACAAACCGAAAATTTCTTCCCGGCTACATACTGCTTGAGATGGATCTGCCCGATCGCGGGTGGAAGGCCGTTTGTTCACAGATCAAGAAAA
Coding sequences:
- the nifA gene encoding nif-specific transcriptional activator NifA, coding for MEESSEHYRRKIAELELLFEVSQTLDRSLEIEDAIQPVLELLREHVQLRNGMVTLMNRHTGLITIESATELSREAQKKGVYKPGEGITGQVVASGEAIVIPDIKKDKRFLNKTGTSIPGGKVSFISVPVTHNRDIMGTISAMRVGGDEMSSDEDFRILTIIASMIAQAVRLRRQIEEEKQRLEEENNRLKKELEERYRPRNIIGSSAAMKEVYALISQVAPSDTTVLIRGESGTGKELIAHAIHYASPRQKGPFIKVNCAALPEGVIESELFGHEKGAFTGAHQSRKGRFELADGGTIFLDEIGDLSPATQVKLLRVLQEREFERVGGVQTVKVDVRIVAATNRNLEEFIAENRFREDLYYRLAVFPIHVPPLRKRKSDILQLADFFAEKYGHKQGKRIKRISTPAIELLSIYHWPGNVRELENVIERAVLLSTDGVIHGHHLPPTLQSAESSDTRFKGTLQDEVEKFEKELLQEALKSSQGNAAQAARNLGITERIMGLRIHKYEIDTSRFKPR
- the rpmG gene encoding 50S ribosomal protein L33; this encodes MASKKKGAVEKIALKCEECGRRNYTTQKNRRNTQGKLEFRKYCKFDRKHTLHKETKIK
- the secE gene encoding preprotein translocase subunit SecE; amino-acid sequence: MKKILQFFKNSYAELRRVVWPSREEVISSTKVVIVSTVLFALVLGIVDFLLLKGIDLIF